Below is a genomic region from Sander vitreus isolate 19-12246 chromosome 15, sanVit1, whole genome shotgun sequence.
aaaaaaattatatagTGTATGATGCAGTATGGAGAACAACCGAGTCCCATATGACCCCAAGAGACTTTTAGTGCAGCTGTTGATGAAGTTCACGACAAACAAAActtgcagatggttgtagtctgtagccagctatacagtaggtagatctggagcagcagggtgacttctagctatcatgggttggtgataagacacacacagatcaacagTGGTCGAGCCCTTCAGCCCCACCTGGatgaaaagaaagtaaaacaaatactttttcagttcagtttgctttgtatttattaaacaaataacTGCTATTTAAGGAGcatttctagatctgtttttattatagtggtgaaattgtacttaatgttacaactttttaaacagactgatatgaatccatcattttcagactaatgttatatgaaggaatgaaaactaaattctgatgaacaacacacaacagtgatgcAGAAACTGACAccaacaatccagtttcttttgttctttcagttatattacagtttagtttttacTATTGGCTGtaacatgaaattagccaaatccccaggaacatgtggggtcatcacatatacacatactgtccgtcatatgtcgttcaatctaactaaacaataaagaaaatctatttgtttatggacatcaagctaggctatatgctagcgccatatgctagctagctaggtgcttaagttatgttactcaccctcgtaGTTGTGGACATAACTTCATacgtcccacttcaaagctttctcccgtttcctgatgggtgcaggtgaaagtgtgtcgaccattctgtgcacattgttgacatatactaataataaataaataaacttggtTACAGAACAGCCGCCCTCAACAGACGTTCTAACGTAAAGtgaacgcaccctcaacggggcagggatcatttcattggtcaacactacagctggcattctattggttgttgaattttgatagggttataacacaaaaaaatccgaGCGCGCAGGAGAAATCCAAGAGCAGAAAATTTGCAAGTGagcagaatcagcctgagtgcgaggagaaggttcaaagctgagagcaggaaatctgtccaaacaacaacatatctgagtccaagcagaaagtttgaacacaagcagagcaaatccaagcgcgagcagtgactatttgagtgtgagagcaagaaaTCTGAACATAATATCactgagaaatgctctcaaattgaaataatgcgctcttgaataaagatagtaaTATAACTCCATAGTTACATAGGCTCTCTTTAATCTTGTAGCATTGCAAATAATAGTGACAGCACAAGataattgttattttaattcATCCTTTTAACCTGTCACCAGTTCTCTGTTTAGAGGACCCCTGTTGAGGATACGAGCCCATTATTAGCCTCTGCAAAGACCCAGGTAATGTCACATCATGTCAGCGCTTTGAGAATGAGCCATTGTCATTTGGATATAATTACAGGTCAGGCTCTATTATTGTAGATGCAGGAGAGTGACCTGCAGAGATCACACTTTTATAGTATTTCATTGTCATTTGAACCAACTCAGAGGTCACTTCACCTGAAGGCATGGAGGGTACCATGTAGTCACTCAGCAAAGGTCAATATTGGCTGTGCTTTTCAGGTGTGCTGTCAGAAAGGTTGGAAGGTGAATATAAGGATTTCATGCAAGCACAAAAACGCCAttagaagaaaatgaaatattttcacaaATTAAATAATGTTGTTGTGGTGGTGAATTAATCACATCCTGTTTTATTGTGGTTTTTACCTAGTGATAAGATATGGCTCAATGGTGGCACCTATCCAACGCCAAAGATGTAAGAACTATTGGTTCCACTGCTATTGGTTCCACTGCCCAGATCAGCGTTAATTTCCTTCCCTGCATATATGCTATCAATGAGTGCCTAAGGTGTTTCAGTTTACTAAAAGCCTGGAGCAGATAAGGCTGAGATTACAGTTGAAGTATCTCCAGAGGAAGCCAGAGAAAGGAGAAGATATACAAGAAAGCATGCAGTTACCACACACTGCAGGGCACAGGGCTGAAGGCCAGAATACAGTTGTTTCCCAGTTGGACTTCCTTAGCTGAGCTATCTAATGTGTTATCTGACATAATGATGGAGGAGGCAACTGCCAGGTCAATTATTTGGTTATCAATTTGAAATGAATACTTGATTGCTGtgttgcatttttctttgtATACATCCGTGTttgcaaataaatgtatatttcatCAATCTTGAATATGTGATctgaaaataaaccttgtgGACATTTACAAGAAACCGGCAATTTCAAACTGTCTGTGTGGTTTCACCTCTCAGTTTTACTGGTAAAGCCACTGGAGGCTGTAGTGGTTCTGCGTGGAATATCAGGGAGGTGTGAGAAAGTCAGAGCAGGGAATACAAGCCCATCCTTCTGAGGGTGTCAGGGTCTTGATAAGTCCTGTTTAAACTTTACCATTTGCAAAATGCCATGTGTCAACAGTTGCCCGTGGCCAAAGCGCTCTGATCTGGTTAGGCAAACACCTGAGGCAGCGCATCCATCCCCACGAGACCTTGGCTGACAGTGGGCAAAGGTAAAGTTCTGCAAccatttttttaagaataaaCCCCAAAACACTGCCATTTTGATTGGGAACCAACTGGGGAAGCAGCCGGAAAAGTATAGATGGTTCGCTGACAGAATTTTCTCAGTTCTCCATCTTGcagttttctgtcatgtctagGGCAGTTGGCACTAGTTGCGGAAAGTCTCAGACATGTGTTATGTCGGTTGTGAGTGGTTGAAGCCACCTCTGCCTCCACTACCTCTTCCACACTGTCACTCAGCGATGGCTTTTAAATCTTATGGTAGATAATATAGGCAAATGGTGTTAATGCACTTCTTGCTATTGCAATGTCTAATGGATCTCAGCATTTTAAAAGGTCTCCACACAGCCTAGGGAATGGTTCCCATAGTGATGATATGAACATTTTAACTTActattgtttttggttgaaATTCTTTGCACAGTGCACTTAATCAAACATGttctgtaataaaataaatacaaaagaaaaaaatataacacaTGCTGGATCCCTGTTTTGAGTCAATTGTTTTTTACAAACACTCTTCAAAGGCAACAACACAAAGACTCATACTGTACTAACACCCACATACATGTGacacaaaaagtaaaagaaagaaaagacggGCGGTCTGCTCAAACATTTGCAGTGGAATCTGAGAGAGCTAGGAGAGGTGGAAGACATGATTTGGCAGTTTACCCACAGTGTTTGCCTCAAAATTTTGACACCATGGCTCGAAGTCAAGCTGAGAAGTTTCCCAAGACCTGCAGGCGGGTATTCCATGTAAGCTGTGAGCCTGGCCCTAAGGATCTGTGCACCCACCCCTTGATCGACCGTAAGTCAGTCTGCAGGGCACCTCAAACCCTCTGCAGTCAGCACTGCGGGGGCGCGAACATGCCCGACCACACCTCTGATGCCTCTGTGTTAGCCATCACTGGGTTTCCTCCTCTGCATGTTGCGATCAGTCACCTCTCGAGCTCAACAATCTCAAATGGCAGAAGCTCAGctcaaaaactgaaaatgacatCAAATATGTACCTTCTAATGAGACATAGTATGTTGTTTTGTACTCTATTAACAAAACATAAGAGTACCATTTGACTGTCAGTGTTGCTGCGTGACGTGATCTGCAACCCTGAGAGGCATCTCAGAAGTTACACTTTATTGAGGGAAATGGATCAAGGATTTCGGTCCAAGTACAGAGAATCAGGTTACTTTCAAGTGTTACAAAGTCAACATAATTATACATATTAGCTGCccatgaaacaaaaacaacatacacCTCTTTAGTTTTTCCAATCCACTCTGTTTCTCACCAACATGAACTTTGAAAGAACACTTCTAAATGTTATGTTATCTAGTTGAATGCAGAGAAGCTGACAGGGCAGTCTGCCTAGTCAACCCATAAGACAAGGGTTATATTAGgctgtttttaatgaaaatgccAGGGTCAAGACAGACTGAAAGGCTTTAACAGGAAACCTTAAACCACTGCCCTCTTTATAGAGAAAGATGATATTCATGGCACTGTCTACCGACAAAGACAATTACTGAACAAACATTctacaacagaaataaatatatgATGAAATGTTACTCATGTTAACAAAATATtgattcattttgaaaatgtaaaaaaaagtttctttatTGTCATATTAGGAATATGTTCTTTAAATGTTGCAGATCGTGAAACACAATCTTCATCTACAACTTTTAAAGTCGTAGCTCATCAGCTTTTTTATTACATCTTCTATGATTAATAAATACTTAATAAGGGAGTGGATTGGACCAGATTTTACCTTATTAGCAGCCTACTTTATGAAATAAGTGTGACAAATATGTTTGAATTTCAAAGCAACATTCAATGTGTGAGCGTCTTGGTTTTCCTAATGACTACAGATTTACGTAGCTAATAAAATCGCTTTACTTGGACTAATTTATTACTAAATCATAACTTgtgctaaaaatagaaaacttTCAATCTTGTCTTGAATATATGTCGGCTCATAGTCGGATTTGGGTTCTAAAATTGAATGCGAGGATTATAGAGGTTGAACTCTCTCAACAAAGTGTTCTTTGTTCACCGAAGAAAACAAGTGTTGGAAAAAATCCAACAAAGTACATTTTAGTGTTGCAACACGTTTGTCTTGATTCACGTTTTCCACAgaatttatatttaacattgtttgtgttcgcTGAAGAAAACTTTATATGtattaaatataattttcagAATGAATATGTTCATGCACTTGTATATTATTGTTAAATTAATACCATTGTGATCATCATCATTATAATTATAAGaattactattattatcattgttattgttattatttgcatGGATCCATTGATAATAACAAGCAATATTAAAATTGCATATCCAGTTGCAAATTGGAAATCACAAATCAAAGTAAATTAAATCAAGAATCAAAAGAGTAATCTTCAGCCTTTTTAtataaaaagcacacacacacacacacacacacacacacacacacacacacacacacaccctgtttATGTAATGACATCATGGATGAAAAGGAGATACATGTCCCTTGTTGATTCTTTGGGATAAGAAGCATTTTTAATgagacatgttttgttttgtaatctGGTCTATTACCAATAAATTGTCTGCCACAAAGAGGAAGgcctaaaatataaatgtagggaacctacattttgaaatatgttttggaTAACCCTCTTAATTTGTCTTAATCATTGCAGCCCCTGCACACAGTTGCGAGGCTTCGTCTCAAGTTTCTGGACCTCTGTCTCCCCCTATTGGTCCATGTGGTCACTGTGCAGAGCTGAGACGACTGAGTGATGCGGCTCAGCAAACGGTCTGTGCAACTACAACACAACTGCCCGCATTTATTCAGACTGAAACCAGAGTTATAAAATATGCGGTTAAAAATGTCAACAGTTTACAAGTGAGAACTGCTCTTATTTATAAATCAATCACCCAGTGTATGCCATAAATATCTCATCCAAACAGCTGACTACTGCCATCGAAGAAGAAACTTAAACACAAAGATTTTTAGACTTTTAGTTGGCAAAGCAAGGGGTCTGTCAATCTGGGGACAAGTTGTATGCAAATGAGCCAGTAATTGATgcgaaattaaaataaaagaaataaagtagGCGATATAAAAAAAGTAGGCTAAAGAACTATAGACTGCAATTTGAATGTTATTCATTCTGCACTTATAAGGATTAGACCTAAATATTATAATGTTAATGATACGGATTTTGTGTCtctaatcaaataaaaaaagcatagGATGGTATAGCCTGTTTTATTTCCCTTGATAGAATATTAAAATGCGTCACATTATTGAaacattttgtagttttgtatagcccttcttccattttctttctcaGAGGGTGTACTATTTATCTTTTAAGTATTAACTTATTAAACTTTAAGTTATACCTTAATTTGAAATGAAACCAAAGATTATAAGGGGGAAAACACCTTTTTTACTCGTGCTGGGTTTTCGCTGTTGTTGACTGCAAGAGTTCTTCAGAGCAGAGTCATATTACGTCTCCGCCTACCAAAAGTTTCGCCCAATCATTTCCTTGCCGTCAAACATAAATCCAGGCATCCCCCCCATGTGTCTCCAGACTCTTCAGCAATCCTCCAAGAGTATATAGCTCATTGCGATTTCTCTTTAAAGTCACAGTTGCAAAGTTGAGCATCAGAACGCGATCACTTGCAATTTGCCTTCTTATCTTATTGCCTTCAAATTGTGAAAAGTCGAAGGAGCTTCACACACTtttatgtttgacattttttacttAAAAGGATTCAAGTTTGCCGGTCAAGCTGTGCGCCCTCAGTCTTTGGGCACAGCGCTTGGATTTAGAAAGAaggattttctcttttttttttttactgcgaGAAGCTGTTCTTTAATTTTTTCGCATGAATCTCCTTGACGCTTACCTAAAGATGACAGAAGAACAGGAGAAGTGTCACTCTGACGCTCCCAGTCCCAGCATGTCTGAGGACTCCGCAGGCTCGCCGTGCCCGTCCGGGTCCGGTTCGGACACCGAGAACACCCGGCCGTCCGACAATCACCTCCTCTTGGGTCCAGACTACAAGAAAGAAGGCGAAGAAGAAAAGTTCCCCGTGTGTATCAGAGATGCGGTGTCCCAGGTGTTGAAGGGTTACGACTGGACGCTGGTGCCCATGCCGGTGCGCGTTAACggctcaagtaaaagtaaaccTCACGTCAAAAGACCCATGAACGCATTCATGGTCTGGGCTCAAGCTGCACGGAGGAAGCTGGCCGATCAATACCCGCATCTGCACAACGCGGAACTCAGCAAAACCCTGGGCAAACTTTGGAGGTAGGTTCGCTTTGCAATCTCAATCACTATTGCAGTGCGTTTTTACGAGCCGTTGTGCGCAGCGCACTATTTCTTCATATGCGCCACCTGCCTGCTGTTTCACGTAGAGCTCTACAGTGTGGGAATGTATTTGACTAATGCATTTCATTTGTATTATTAAATGCATGTATCTCTATTAGCCtactgatttgtttttcattgtgaGTTTGTATTATGTTCGAGTGCATGCACAGAAGAAGTGGTATAAGCAGACTTTGTTTAGCTGTTTCTAGTTAATTGTTGGttataaaataatgaatgaaataattcaataaattacATATCTGCAAAAAGTAATCAGCCGTATCACGTGCTTGTTGTTAATTGAATGCGTTTTAATGTGAATGTATAATTCTCTGTGGTATTTTCAGATTGCTCAACGAAGTAGAGAAGCGCCCGTTTGTGGAAGAAGCTGAGCGTTTGAGAGTGCAGCATAAGAAGGACCACCCCGACTACAAATACCAGCCAAGGCGGAGAAAATCTGTCAAGAACGGGCAAAACGACCCCGAGGACGGCGAGCAAACCCACATCTCTCCAAATGCGATCTTCAAGGCGCTGCAGCAGGCCGATTCTCCAGCGTCTAGTTTGGGCGAGGTGCATTCTCCAGGAGAGCACTCAGGTAAGAAAATAAATCCAgacatgaaattaaaaaaatatagaaaaataaatgcaattttctagatttttttctccaaacgTGACTCATTGTGGCACTGACTGTAGAAATCAATTAGAAGCCTCTAGGGCATTGAACAGACACCTGTTAATGATTAATGATTAGTGGGTTTTACAAGCCATCACGCAGATACACCTGTCACTATAGTGCCAACAAACTCCTCCTGAAGCATTTACATTTGCACAGCTATTTCACTTCATCACTAGTCCTTCATGCAGATATATTTGATTTTAACTGTGAGGCTAACTCTGCCTTTCCTCTAACCAGGTCAGTCCCAGGGCCCGCCAACACCCCCAACCACCCCCAAGACAGACCTCCACTCTAGCAAAACTGATCTGAAGCGTGAGGGGCGCCCCATGCAAGAGGGCACCAGTCGCCAGCTCAACATCGACTTTGGAGCTGTGGACATTGGCGAGCTGAGCAGCGAGGTCATCTCCAACATGGGGAGCTTTGATGTCGATGAGTTTGATCAGTACCTACCACCTCACAGCCATGCTGGGGTGACCGGAGCGGCCCAGGCTGGCTACACCAGCGGCTACGGCATCAGCAGCTCCTCAGTCAGCCAGGTGGCCAATGTCGGGGCCCACGCCTGGATGtccaagcagcagcagcagcagcactctcTGACAACCCTgggtggaggaggagagcaAGGCCAGCAGGGTCAGCAGAGAACCACCCAAATCAAGACAGAGCAGCTGAGTCCCAGCCACTACAGTGAGCAGCAGGGCTCCCCACAGCACGTCACCTATGGGTCCTTCAACCTGCAGCACTACAGCACCTCCTCTTACCCCTCCATCACAAGAGCACAGTATGACTATTCAGAACACCAAGGTGGTGCCAACTCCTACTACAGCCACGCGGCTGGCCAAAGCTCCGGCCTGTACTCCACCTTCAGCTACATGAGCCCCAGCCAGAGGCCGATGTACACCCCGATCGCTGACACCACCGGGGTGCCCTCTGTTCCCCAGACCCACAGTCCGCAGCATTGGGAGCAGCAGCCCATTTACACACAGCTCTCCAGGCCATGAGGAGACGGCCCTCAGCACTGACTCTACAACACCCATCCCATGTATAGACTT
It encodes:
- the LOC144529840 gene encoding transcription factor Sox-9-like, which produces MNLLDAYLKMTEEQEKCHSDAPSPSMSEDSAGSPCPSGSGSDTENTRPSDNHLLLGPDYKKEGEEEKFPVCIRDAVSQVLKGYDWTLVPMPVRVNGSSKSKPHVKRPMNAFMVWAQAARRKLADQYPHLHNAELSKTLGKLWRLLNEVEKRPFVEEAERLRVQHKKDHPDYKYQPRRRKSVKNGQNDPEDGEQTHISPNAIFKALQQADSPASSLGEVHSPGEHSGQSQGPPTPPTTPKTDLHSSKTDLKREGRPMQEGTSRQLNIDFGAVDIGELSSEVISNMGSFDVDEFDQYLPPHSHAGVTGAAQAGYTSGYGISSSSVSQVANVGAHAWMSKQQQQQHSLTTLGGGGEQGQQGQQRTTQIKTEQLSPSHYSEQQGSPQHVTYGSFNLQHYSTSSYPSITRAQYDYSEHQGGANSYYSHAAGQSSGLYSTFSYMSPSQRPMYTPIADTTGVPSVPQTHSPQHWEQQPIYTQLSRP